TTACTAAAAACTTGGATATTGAACCCAGCTATACCTACTATGCACGAATAGATAATATGGATAAACGCTCTGGGTTTACACAAACGGGACCTTCATTGGGAATTGATTTTAACAACGATGTAACAAGAGTACGTTCATCTTTAAAATATCTGACTAGAAATTATACTACTCTTGAAGCTAGGGACAATAATGGATCAATTGGAGAAAAAATCAAATACCAGTATATGGATATTTCTTTGAATGCTGAGCATCTAATCGGAAAAAATGGTTTTGCACTAACCGCAGAAGCCTATAGCCGTGTTCGCACGACAAACTATACAGATATTGATGCTAGGTCTTTTAGAGGATACACAAATCAGTATGCTGGGATAGGTATACGATGGGAATTATAACAATATGTCTATTTTCAACTTTTTGGAGTCACATACTTCCCATCGACCATTCTTAAAATGTTCAACGGATTTCCTTGTTTCAGTTCGTCTGGTAGCAAAGCATCCGGAAAGTTTTGAAAGCACACCGGTCTGGTATATCTAGTTATGGCAGCTGTACCTACAGATGTCATTCTGGCATCCGTAGTAGCTGGAAAAGGCCCACCATGAACCATAGCGTAACTTACCTCAACACCGGTTGGAAAACCATTGATCAATACCCGACCCACCTTGCGTTCCAAAATCTTCAATAGCTCAACATGAGCTTTTAAGTCGTCTTCAGTACCATGAACTGTTGCTGTAAGATGTCCATGCAGACTATTTGCTATAGCTAACATTTCATCTTTTTCTTGGGTTTGTATCAAAAGTGTTGAAGGGCCAAAAACCTCTTCTTCCAAATCTTTGTCTTCCAAAAAAATGTTTGTCGAAACAGAGACAATTTCAGGCGCGCCTTGATTATATCCTCCACTTTTCACACCCTTTGAAATGGACTTGACCTTAGTCTTGGATTTTATTTTTTCAAGCCCGGATTCATATCCTTTTTGAATAGAAGCTGACAACATCGTTGCTGATTCCGAAGTTGAAATTGCATTTCTCAATTCTTCCTTAAAAAGAGGAGTCTCATTCACTTTAGGAAGTACCGTAATCCCTGGATTGGTACAAAATTGACCCACTCCCAACTGAACAGAATCCGATAATCCTTTTGCAATGGTCTTATACTTTTCCTTTAAGGCCTGAGGCAGAACAAATACCGGATTTACACTGCCCATCTCTGCATATACAGGAATTGGTTCAGTTCGCTTTGCCGCTTCATCGAACAAAGCCTTTCCTCCTTTAAATGAACCCGTAAATCCAATCGCTTTTATCAATGGATGCCGAACTATTGCTTGTCCAACCTTATGAGAAACTCCATGGACCATTGAGAATACACCATTGGGCATATTAAATTTCTTGGCCGCCGTGATTATTGCTTTGGCAACCAATTCAGAAGTTCCCGGATGTAAAGGATGAGCCTTTACGACAACAGTACAACCTGCCGCCAAGGCCGAGACGGTATCACCACCAGCTACTGAAAAAGCCAATGGGAAATTACTGGCTCCAAAAACACCAACAGGACCCAAAGGCATTTGCATATAACGAATATCTGGTTTGGGAACTGGTTTTCTTTCTGGATTTGCTAAATCTATTCTTGCGTCTACCCAGAAACCATCTCTTAATACGGAGGCAAAAAGTTTTAATTGTCCAGTTGTACGACCCAGTTCTCCTTTTAGTCTGCCAGCTGGCAGACCTGTTTCCTGACTACATAACTTAATTAAGTCCTCCTCAAGTTCCTGTAAATTCGAAACAATCGCGTCTAAGAAAGAAGCTTTTTCCTGTCCAGATTTTTCCCGATAGATTACAAACGCTTTTTCAGCATAGTTAATCGCGTCACTTATTTCTTCTTCAGTAGCTTCATAAAATGAAGTAGCCAAGTCTTTTCCCGTTGAAGGGTTTTTGGCATAAAAGATAGTATTCCCTTTACTTGAAAGATGATTGCCCAAAATATTTTTACCACTGATGTTCATAATACACAAAGCAATAAGTTTATTTATTTAAAAGTACTGCTTTATGCAAGACAGTCAAACTTCATAGACCTTCATCATTCATTTGATAAATAATACTAAAGGAAATACTATCTAGCTATTTAATTCTATAAAATATTATCAGGATTTGATATTTTGAATGGTACGCAACGTTTTTTCAACTAGTTCTTTTAACCCTTCAAAATCTTGTTTCTCCAATATTGTTTTAGAAATGAGTTTAGAACCCATACCAACACAGGTTACACCAGCATCGAACCATCCTTTTAGATTGTCTTCCTCAGTGCTTACTCCTCCTGTGGGCATTATGCTCGTCCACGGTTGAGGCCCTTTTATGGCCTTTACAAATCCTGGCCCATAAGTGGAGCCCGGAAATAATTTTACCAGTTCACAACCTAGTTCCTCGGCACG
The nucleotide sequence above comes from Flagellimonas sp. HMM57. Encoded proteins:
- a CDS encoding aldehyde dehydrogenase (NADP(+)), producing MNISGKNILGNHLSSKGNTIFYAKNPSTGKDLATSFYEATEEEISDAINYAEKAFVIYREKSGQEKASFLDAIVSNLQELEEDLIKLCSQETGLPAGRLKGELGRTTGQLKLFASVLRDGFWVDARIDLANPERKPVPKPDIRYMQMPLGPVGVFGASNFPLAFSVAGGDTVSALAAGCTVVVKAHPLHPGTSELVAKAIITAAKKFNMPNGVFSMVHGVSHKVGQAIVRHPLIKAIGFTGSFKGGKALFDEAAKRTEPIPVYAEMGSVNPVFVLPQALKEKYKTIAKGLSDSVQLGVGQFCTNPGITVLPKVNETPLFKEELRNAISTSESATMLSASIQKGYESGLEKIKSKTKVKSISKGVKSGGYNQGAPEIVSVSTNIFLEDKDLEEEVFGPSTLLIQTQEKDEMLAIANSLHGHLTATVHGTEDDLKAHVELLKILERKVGRVLINGFPTGVEVSYAMVHGGPFPATTDARMTSVGTAAITRYTRPVCFQNFPDALLPDELKQGNPLNILRMVDGKYVTPKS